Proteins from a single region of Chloroherpeton thalassium ATCC 35110:
- a CDS encoding DNRLRE domain-containing protein → MKSRSSFSSFLSLCGLLAVLFGTFACSSDDADLIGPNSKFITANEIFQFDSDTVDASNMTFESFAIDSGAYTSGYSFVGMGSINGTGMGKEVLATTYLNFDADFPDIDAATAMSAALVLKLDDWVDSTDGGQIQVSIYEVSDYWDEDEVRSRTPIGLGSLLGSATFNIADSSAQTISLSQAFAAALLEELQKGDDYFPDSSKGLAIVSTSGTTLARIEDDDTKLRLVLNRQTTSGETEVLSKLMDVESEAYTVSPNFSSFETDGMYVQSTTGYRTSLKFDLSWLNPEYQIANATLSFSRDTLYSTVEESNNYVSVYYSDEDGEIDTDFSSALASPDSTTGDMLFTVTVTDMVQNWASEPDNNNGFLLVAYREVSQFETWKFYNPSEDAGLRPRLTITYVVSQ, encoded by the coding sequence ATGAAAAGCCGCAGTTCGTTTTCGAGTTTTCTTTCCTTGTGTGGTCTTCTTGCCGTTCTTTTTGGCACGTTTGCCTGTAGTTCCGATGATGCTGACCTGATTGGGCCCAATAGCAAATTCATCACGGCAAACGAGATTTTCCAGTTCGATTCCGATACAGTCGATGCAAGCAATATGACGTTTGAATCATTTGCCATCGATAGCGGAGCATACACCAGCGGTTACAGTTTTGTGGGCATGGGCAGCATTAATGGAACTGGCATGGGCAAAGAGGTTTTGGCCACAACCTACTTGAATTTTGATGCGGACTTTCCAGACATCGATGCGGCCACAGCCATGAGCGCCGCGCTGGTTTTAAAACTCGACGATTGGGTCGACTCGACTGATGGCGGGCAAATTCAAGTCAGTATTTACGAGGTTTCCGACTATTGGGACGAGGATGAAGTTCGCTCGCGCACCCCGATTGGTTTGGGCTCGCTGCTCGGCTCTGCAACATTTAACATTGCGGACAGTTCGGCGCAAACCATTTCGCTATCGCAAGCGTTTGCGGCAGCCTTGCTGGAAGAGCTTCAAAAAGGCGATGACTATTTTCCCGATAGCAGCAAAGGCCTGGCAATTGTTTCAACATCAGGAACAACCCTGGCCAGAATTGAAGACGATGATACGAAACTTCGCTTGGTGTTGAACCGGCAAACCACTTCAGGTGAAACGGAAGTGTTAAGCAAATTAATGGATGTGGAAAGTGAAGCCTACACGGTTTCTCCCAATTTTTCATCGTTCGAAACCGATGGCATGTATGTTCAATCAACCACAGGCTACCGCACTTCCCTGAAGTTTGATCTCTCTTGGCTAAATCCTGAATATCAAATTGCCAACGCGACGCTGAGTTTTTCACGCGATACGCTGTATTCAACTGTCGAAGAGTCGAACAATTACGTTTCTGTGTATTACAGCGATGAAGATGGGGAAATCGATACCGATTTTTCCAGCGCGCTGGCCTCGCCTGATTCCACAACGGGCGATATGCTTTTCACCGTGACGGTGACGGATATGGTGCAAAATTGGGCATCTGAGCCGGACAATAACAATGGTTTTCTTTTAGTGGCTTATCGTGAGGTCAGTCAGTTTGAAACCTGGAAATTTTATAAT
- a CDS encoding D-glycero-alpha-D-manno-heptose-1,7-bisphosphate 7-phosphatase yields MSIKAKVLFLDRDGTINEDLIGGYVTELDQFRLIPKSDEAIALARKAGFKIVIVSNQACLAKGMASEEKINAVNAYMQSLLIKNGASYDLCYFAPYHPKYPHPKYDAYKSWRKPETGMVAQALQDFQKMGLEVDKNDSYFIGDKQVDVLCGKRSGLRQILVRTGHGEVDACREKDTHPEFIADDLYDAVANYILPKYSGGNA; encoded by the coding sequence ATGTCTATAAAAGCGAAGGTTCTGTTTTTAGATAGAGACGGTACGATTAATGAAGATTTAATTGGGGGTTACGTCACTGAATTGGACCAATTTCGGCTGATTCCAAAATCGGATGAAGCCATTGCGCTTGCACGCAAGGCCGGCTTTAAGATTGTCATTGTAAGCAATCAAGCCTGCCTTGCAAAAGGCATGGCTTCTGAGGAAAAAATCAACGCCGTGAATGCCTACATGCAATCGCTTCTTATCAAAAACGGGGCGAGCTACGACCTCTGCTATTTTGCCCCTTACCATCCAAAGTATCCGCACCCGAAATACGATGCCTACAAGTCGTGGCGAAAGCCGGAAACCGGAATGGTGGCGCAGGCTTTGCAAGATTTCCAAAAGATGGGGCTTGAAGTAGACAAAAATGACTCGTACTTTATCGGCGATAAGCAAGTGGATGTGCTTTGTGGAAAGCGTTCGGGGCTTCGCCAAATTTTGGTGCGAACGGGTCATGGGGAAGTCGATGCCTGCCGCGAAAAAGACACTCACCCGGAATTCATTGCCGACGATCTTTACGACGCTGTTGCCAATTACATCCTTCCGAAATATTCCGGCGGGAATGCTTAG
- the glgA gene encoding glycogen synthase GlgA — MPKKKLKVLFVSGEVVPFAKTGGLADVLGSLPQAVEDRSNEARIMMPKYGVINDRKFRLHDVLRLKEIPVQVDKQTEILSVKVTALPSSKIQTYFLYHEGYFKRNGLYVDAETKKDYPDNDERFIFFNRGVLETLKFLGWKPDIIHCNDWMSALIPAYLKLVYQDDPFFNDIKTIFTIHNLSYQGSFDKKALQKSGFPEDAFTPDGLEFYDRFNFMKIGLVYADVITTVSETYAAEICKDNELACGMKGILERRQKDIYGILSGIDESVWSPKKDELLSKTYTESDYKEGKAANKAALLEKYKLPQKEGVPMIGIISRLVDHKGVDLIIEAFDELIHSELQIVVLGSGEKEYEDFFLSAAQKYPDKIGVNISFDEELAHLIEGGSDMFLMPSRFEPCGMNQMYSLKYGTVPIVRATGGLSDTVKPFKDGEGNGFVFKKYAAADMMLAINEALKTFQDKGAWAKLIENGMSEDFSWKSSAEKYDELYVKLLEEEI, encoded by the coding sequence ATGCCCAAAAAAAAACTAAAGGTTCTATTTGTTTCAGGTGAAGTAGTGCCATTTGCCAAAACAGGAGGATTAGCCGATGTGCTTGGTTCATTGCCGCAAGCAGTTGAAGATCGCAGCAATGAGGCAAGAATTATGATGCCTAAATATGGCGTGATTAACGACAGGAAATTTCGCTTGCACGATGTTCTGCGTTTGAAAGAGATTCCTGTTCAAGTCGATAAGCAAACAGAAATTCTCAGCGTAAAAGTTACGGCATTGCCTTCAAGCAAAATTCAAACGTATTTCCTCTACCACGAAGGTTATTTTAAGCGCAATGGATTATATGTGGATGCCGAGACGAAAAAAGATTACCCTGACAACGACGAGCGGTTTATCTTCTTCAACCGCGGCGTTTTGGAAACCCTGAAGTTTTTAGGTTGGAAGCCGGATATTATTCACTGCAACGATTGGATGTCGGCATTGATTCCTGCATATCTGAAGCTGGTGTATCAGGATGATCCGTTCTTCAACGATATCAAAACCATCTTTACCATTCACAATCTTTCCTATCAAGGTTCTTTTGACAAAAAGGCGCTTCAAAAATCGGGTTTCCCTGAAGACGCCTTCACACCGGATGGCCTCGAGTTCTACGATCGATTCAATTTTATGAAAATTGGATTGGTTTATGCCGATGTGATTACGACTGTTTCTGAAACCTATGCTGCAGAGATTTGCAAAGATAATGAGCTCGCGTGCGGCATGAAAGGTATTTTAGAGCGTCGCCAAAAAGATATTTATGGGATTTTAAGCGGGATTGACGAGTCCGTGTGGTCGCCGAAGAAAGACGAATTGCTGTCTAAAACTTATACGGAAAGCGATTACAAGGAAGGCAAAGCGGCCAATAAAGCAGCGCTGCTCGAGAAATACAAACTGCCCCAAAAAGAAGGGGTGCCGATGATTGGCATTATTTCGCGATTGGTAGATCACAAAGGCGTTGATTTAATTATCGAAGCATTTGACGAGCTGATTCACTCGGAGCTCCAAATTGTTGTGTTAGGCTCAGGCGAAAAAGAATACGAAGACTTTTTCCTTTCCGCTGCGCAGAAATATCCAGACAAAATTGGGGTAAATATTTCCTTCGACGAAGAACTGGCTCACCTCATTGAAGGTGGTTCGGATATGTTTCTCATGCCAAGCCGTTTTGAGCCATGTGGCATGAACCAAATGTACAGCCTGAAATACGGCACGGTTCCAATTGTTCGCGCAACGGGCGGCCTTTCCGATACCGTTAAGCCGTTCAAAGATGGTGAAGGAAACGGGTTTGTCTTCAAAAAATATGCCGCAGCCGATATGATGCTCGCGATTAACGAGGCGTTAAAAACTTTTCAGGACAAAGGCGCATGGGCAAAACTGATTGAAAATGGCATGAGCGAAGATTTCTCTTGGAAATCCTCCGCTGAAAAATATGATGAGTTGTACGTCAAATTGCTTGAAGAAGAAATTTAA